The Heyndrickxia vini genome contains a region encoding:
- the cas2 gene encoding CRISPR-associated endonuclease Cas2 encodes MLVLITYDVSTVHNAGQKRLRKVSKLCQNYGQRVQNSVFECVVDATQFATLKIELANIIDENQDSLRFYQLGNNYKNKVEHIGVKKSIDLEAPLIF; translated from the coding sequence TTGTTAGTATTAATTACGTATGATGTGAGCACGGTTCATAATGCTGGACAAAAAAGATTAAGAAAAGTTTCTAAGTTGTGCCAAAATTACGGTCAACGAGTTCAAAACTCAGTGTTTGAATGCGTTGTAGATGCTACACAATTTGCTACTTTGAAAATAGAACTAGCTAATATTATTGATGAAAATCAAGATAGTCTCAGATTCTATCAATTAGGTAACAATTATAAGAATAAGGTTGAACATATTGGCGTAAAGAAATCAATTGATTTAGAAGCACCGCTAATTTTTTAG
- the tnpC gene encoding IS66 family transposase, producing the protein MRQLTKALYGSKSEKSKYQVPDGQGSLFEDDPSFNDSEQTEEQSTETVSYTVVRKVSKKKRNDSFSNNIEIEEIHHHPANTLCDCCLHQMTEVGTTIAREEAKFIPATMKRVQHIEHAYECTVCKKDTTQKAQIKRGKAPQTAIQRSIAGPTVLAKLIYDKFIQYLPLYRQVKEWERYGLLTNDKNLSNWVIRAAEDWLQPIYDLMKQVLTAKSVLHVDETYAQIINRSDGKSGQSNAYNWVCRSVPSQGPIIVLFKSALSRSRAVLEDLIAGFKGTVICDGYSAYGHLPDVQFANCWAHTRRYWLKADSKNGRIGVDYCDRLYQIERKIKHLSPEERQQIRQEKSKPIVDEFFAWIDRSPFFGKNALAKAAEYTLSRAEGLKAFLDDGHLEIDNNLAENAIRPNVIGRKNWLFSVSEAGAKANAICLSLAETVKANGIDFYQYLVKLLTELPTLPIHQQSDLLHNYMPWSENIQATCAK; encoded by the coding sequence ATTCGTCAATTAACCAAAGCTTTATATGGTTCTAAATCAGAAAAATCAAAGTATCAAGTACCAGACGGTCAAGGCTCTTTATTTGAAGACGATCCGTCTTTTAACGATTCTGAGCAGACAGAAGAACAAAGCACAGAAACAGTTAGCTATACCGTTGTCCGTAAAGTATCAAAGAAAAAGAGAAACGATTCATTTAGCAACAATATTGAGATAGAAGAAATTCACCATCATCCAGCTAATACGCTATGTGATTGTTGTCTTCATCAAATGACAGAAGTAGGTACAACAATAGCACGTGAAGAAGCAAAATTCATTCCAGCTACAATGAAGCGTGTGCAACATATCGAGCATGCCTATGAGTGCACGGTGTGCAAAAAAGATACCACTCAAAAAGCACAAATCAAGCGTGGGAAAGCACCGCAAACTGCCATTCAACGTAGCATTGCAGGACCAACTGTTTTGGCTAAACTTATCTACGATAAGTTTATTCAGTACTTGCCTCTTTACCGCCAGGTGAAAGAATGGGAACGATATGGTCTACTTACAAATGATAAGAACCTATCTAACTGGGTTATTCGCGCTGCCGAAGATTGGCTTCAACCAATTTATGATTTGATGAAGCAAGTACTAACAGCCAAGTCAGTGCTCCATGTGGACGAAACCTATGCGCAAATCATTAATCGTTCCGACGGAAAATCCGGTCAATCGAACGCTTATAACTGGGTATGTCGTAGCGTACCAAGTCAAGGTCCTATCATTGTCCTTTTCAAAAGCGCCTTATCTAGAAGTCGAGCTGTATTAGAAGATTTGATAGCCGGGTTCAAAGGAACGGTGATTTGCGATGGCTATTCAGCTTACGGTCATTTACCTGACGTGCAGTTCGCCAACTGCTGGGCGCACACGAGGCGTTATTGGTTAAAAGCTGATAGTAAAAACGGGCGAATAGGCGTCGATTACTGCGACCGGTTGTATCAGATTGAGCGTAAAATTAAACACCTTTCGCCAGAAGAGCGCCAACAAATAAGACAAGAAAAATCGAAGCCCATCGTAGATGAATTTTTCGCTTGGATTGATCGCTCACCGTTCTTCGGTAAAAATGCGTTGGCGAAAGCAGCTGAATATACGTTGAGCCGAGCAGAAGGATTAAAAGCATTTCTTGATGATGGCCATTTAGAAATCGATAATAATCTTGCTGAAAATGCGATTCGTCCCAACGTAATCGGTCGCAAAAATTGGCTGTTCTCTGTAAGCGAAGCAGGTGCAAAAGCGAACGCTATTTGTCTAAGTTTAGCTGAAACAGTAAAAGCAAATGGTATCGATTTTTATCAATATTTAGTCAAGCTACTAACAGAGCTGCCAACTTTACCAATTCACCAGCAGTCGGATCTTTTACATAACTACATGCCTTGGTCAGAAAATATCCAAGCCACATGTGCAAAATAG
- a CDS encoding DUF1641 domain-containing protein, translating to MSETNNQPNAELSQRQLDVLDQLLKPEVQESLTVLVEQLPKLAELVTILTKSYDFAKSVATDEVLKNDTVGAITEIVDPIKTGVKNIAQKAIEAKDIADDSTEVIGLFGMLKLLKDPQAQKLFRFLNAFLQVSEQRENQR from the coding sequence ATGTCAGAAACTAACAATCAACCAAATGCTGAGCTAAGCCAGCGACAACTTGATGTTCTTGATCAGTTATTAAAGCCAGAAGTTCAAGAATCATTAACTGTTCTTGTTGAACAACTTCCTAAATTGGCCGAGCTTGTTACTATTTTAACAAAGTCTTATGACTTTGCTAAATCCGTAGCCACTGATGAAGTATTAAAAAATGATACTGTTGGTGCGATTACAGAAATTGTTGATCCTATTAAAACTGGTGTTAAAAACATTGCACAAAAAGCAATCGAAGCAAAAGATATCGCTGATGATAGCACTGAAGTAATCGGCCTATTCGGTATGCTTAAATTGTTGAAAGATCCACAAGCACAAAAACTTTTCCGTTTCTTAAACGCATTTCTTCAAGTTTCTGAACAACGTGAAAATCAAAGATAA
- the cas7c gene encoding type I-C CRISPR-associated protein Cas7/Csd2 yields MSILDHKIDFAVVLSVTKANPNGDPLNGNRPRQNYDGHGEISDVAIKRKIRNRLQDMGESIFVQSNDRKADQFSSLRERAEANPELEKEFKSKDSSSDKFAMIACNEWIDVRSFGQVFAFKSSGGKGVSVGVRGPVSIHTATSVYPIDITSMQITKSVNSEPGKDKGSDTMGMKHRVDFGVYVFFGSINTQLAGKTGFTNDDAEKIKQALVTLFENDTSSARPEGSMEVHKVYWWEHNSKLGQYSSAKVHRLLDITHNVEEPKSIDDYTITLNELEGLKVDVIEGL; encoded by the coding sequence ATGAGTATTTTAGATCACAAAATTGATTTTGCGGTTGTTTTATCTGTTACTAAAGCGAATCCGAATGGAGATCCACTAAATGGGAACCGTCCTCGCCAAAATTATGATGGACATGGTGAAATTTCAGATGTTGCGATTAAAAGAAAGATTCGAAATCGGCTTCAAGATATGGGTGAATCTATCTTTGTACAATCCAATGATAGAAAAGCGGATCAATTTAGTAGTTTAAGAGAGCGGGCAGAGGCAAATCCTGAGTTAGAAAAGGAATTCAAATCAAAGGATAGTTCAAGCGATAAGTTTGCTATGATTGCCTGTAATGAATGGATCGATGTTCGCAGCTTTGGACAAGTTTTTGCATTTAAAAGTTCTGGAGGAAAAGGTGTTTCTGTTGGTGTTAGAGGTCCAGTATCCATTCATACAGCAACAAGTGTATACCCTATCGATATTACCAGCATGCAAATCACAAAAAGCGTGAACTCTGAGCCTGGAAAAGACAAAGGTTCTGACACAATGGGTATGAAGCATCGCGTGGATTTTGGTGTATATGTTTTTTTCGGCAGCATTAACACACAATTAGCAGGAAAAACAGGATTTACTAATGATGATGCAGAAAAAATTAAACAAGCTCTTGTAACATTGTTTGAAAATGATACGTCATCCGCTAGACCTGAAGGCAGTATGGAAGTTCACAAAGTTTATTGGTGGGAACATAATTCAAAATTGGGACAATATTCTTCAGCAAAGGTCCATCGTTTATTGGACATCACCCACAATGTAGAAGAACCAAAATCAATTGACGATTATACAATTACTTTAAATGAATTAGAAGGTTTAAAAGTTGATGTCATCGAAGGGCTATAA
- the cas4 gene encoding CRISPR-associated protein Cas4 has translation MSSKGYKDEDDYLMLSGIQHFQFCKRQWALIHIEQQWEENVRTVEGQYLHRKADQPFTREKRGNKLIVRAMPVKSNELKITGICDVVEFIKDDNGIEINGLDEKYIAYPVEYKRGKPKMNDSDILQLTAQAMCLEEMLLCEINMGYVFYNEIKHRVEVPITQNDKNKVRIIVTKMQGYYRRRHTPKVETGSFCKNCSLQHICLPKLMNKRSVKSYIEGKIHE, from the coding sequence ATGTCATCGAAGGGCTATAAGGATGAAGATGACTACCTTATGTTGTCGGGTATTCAGCATTTTCAGTTTTGTAAACGGCAATGGGCTCTGATTCATATAGAACAGCAATGGGAAGAAAATGTGCGAACCGTTGAAGGGCAATATTTACATCGAAAAGCGGATCAGCCATTTACAAGAGAGAAACGCGGAAATAAACTGATAGTACGTGCTATGCCGGTCAAATCCAATGAACTTAAAATCACAGGTATATGTGATGTGGTAGAGTTTATTAAAGATGATAATGGTATTGAAATAAACGGTTTGGATGAAAAATATATAGCTTATCCCGTGGAATACAAGCGCGGAAAGCCTAAAATGAATGATTCGGATATTTTACAATTAACAGCTCAAGCGATGTGTTTAGAAGAAATGCTCCTTTGTGAGATCAACATGGGCTATGTATTTTATAATGAAATAAAACACAGAGTCGAAGTACCCATAACACAAAATGATAAAAATAAGGTAAGAATAATAGTCACAAAAATGCAAGGATATTATCGACGTAGACACACTCCAAAAGTAGAAACGGGATCGTTTTGCAAAAATTGTTCCCTTCAACACATTTGTTTACCGAAATTGATGAACAAACGGTCGGTTAAAAGCTATATTGAAGGGAAGATTCATGAATGA
- a CDS encoding NAD(P)/FAD-dependent oxidoreductase, which yields MSKHIVILGAGYGGLLSALTLRKYVDKSEAKITVVNQYPTHQIITELHRLAAGNISEQAIAMPLEKLFKGKDIDLKISKVTSFSVDKKEIILADSSMLKYDGLVVALGSVTSYFGIPGLEENSMVLKSTSDANKIFKHIEGRLQEYAKSKNEADATILIGGGGLTGVELVGEIVDTIPSLAKKYGIDPKELKIMLVEAGPKILPVLPDHLIERATASLEKRGVKFLTGLPVTNVEGNTVDLKDGQKIVTNTFVWTGGVQGNPLVGESGLEVNRGRATVNEHLQSVSHPDVFVVGDSAVLMAPNGRPYAPTAQNAWQMGELVGYNLFASLVGKKLEEFSPVDSGTLASLGRKDAVAIIGGNQTPLKGLPATMMKEASNIRYLSHIKGLFSLAY from the coding sequence ATGTCAAAACATATCGTCATTTTAGGTGCTGGGTATGGTGGCCTTCTATCAGCCTTAACATTGCGTAAGTATGTAGATAAGTCAGAAGCGAAAATTACTGTTGTTAACCAGTATCCAACACACCAAATTATCACAGAATTGCATCGCCTTGCAGCAGGTAATATTTCTGAACAAGCAATTGCAATGCCTTTAGAAAAGCTTTTCAAAGGAAAAGATATCGATCTTAAAATTTCTAAAGTCACTTCTTTTTCAGTAGATAAAAAAGAAATAATACTTGCTGATAGTTCGATGCTAAAATATGACGGACTTGTTGTTGCTTTAGGAAGTGTTACTTCTTATTTCGGCATTCCAGGACTTGAAGAAAACAGTATGGTATTAAAATCTACAAGTGATGCAAACAAAATTTTCAAACATATTGAAGGTCGCCTTCAAGAATATGCAAAATCAAAAAATGAAGCAGATGCTACAATCCTTATTGGCGGCGGTGGCTTAACTGGTGTTGAACTAGTTGGTGAAATTGTTGATACCATTCCAAGCCTAGCTAAAAAATATGGCATCGATCCAAAAGAACTTAAAATCATGCTTGTTGAAGCAGGTCCAAAAATTCTACCAGTATTGCCAGACCATTTAATCGAACGCGCAACTGCTAGCCTAGAAAAACGCGGCGTGAAATTCCTTACAGGTCTTCCTGTAACAAATGTAGAAGGCAATACAGTCGATCTTAAAGACGGACAAAAAATTGTAACTAACACATTCGTTTGGACAGGCGGAGTTCAAGGTAACCCACTAGTTGGCGAATCAGGTCTTGAAGTAAACCGCGGCCGTGCAACAGTGAATGAACATCTTCAATCGGTTTCCCACCCTGACGTATTTGTTGTAGGTGACAGTGCCGTATTAATGGCGCCAAATGGCCGTCCATACGCACCAACTGCACAAAACGCATGGCAAATGGGCGAACTAGTTGGCTACAACCTATTCGCTTCATTAGTTGGGAAAAAATTAGAAGAATTCTCTCCAGTTGACTCTGGTACACTTGCAAGCCTAGGACGTAAAGATGCTGTTGCCATCATCGGTGGAAACCAAACTCCACTTAAAGGATTGCCAGCAACAATGATGAAAGAAGCAAGCAACATCCGCTACTTATCACATATTAAAGGACTATTCAGCTTAGCATACTAA
- the fdhA gene encoding formaldehyde dehydrogenase, glutathione-independent produces the protein MSGNKAVVYNGVGKVAVKDIGYPDLVLRDGPGVNPLNVGRKCEHGVVLKVVTTNICGSDQHMVRGRTTAPEGLVLGHEITGEVIEVGRDVEFIKKGDLVSVPFNIACGRCQMCKEQKTHVCLNVNPDRPGSAYGYVDMGGWVGGQSEYVMVPYADFQLLKFPDKEQAMEKILDLTMLSDIFPTGFHGAYSAGVKSGSTVYVAGAGPVGLAAAHSAQLLGASAVIVGDLNPERLAQARSFGCETIDLSQHDNLGEQIEQILGEPVVDAAVDCVGFEAHGHGHGHSEAPATVLNSIMDVTQVGGRLGIPGLYVTGDPGGVDEDAKIGSLKIRFGLGWAKAHTFVTGQTPVMQYHRGLMKMILHGKAQIAKAVNATLISIDEAPNGYADFDKGAAKKFVIDPHGSVKR, from the coding sequence ATGTCAGGTAATAAAGCAGTTGTGTATAATGGGGTCGGAAAAGTAGCAGTAAAAGACATCGGTTATCCTGATTTAGTTTTACGGGATGGTCCAGGGGTCAATCCGCTAAATGTCGGACGTAAATGTGAGCATGGTGTCGTATTGAAAGTTGTCACCACAAATATTTGTGGAAGTGACCAACACATGGTACGTGGACGTACTACAGCACCGGAAGGATTGGTTCTTGGGCATGAAATTACCGGTGAAGTCATCGAAGTCGGACGGGATGTCGAATTTATTAAAAAGGGTGATCTCGTTTCCGTCCCGTTTAATATTGCATGCGGCCGCTGTCAAATGTGTAAAGAACAAAAAACCCATGTATGTTTAAATGTAAACCCAGATCGACCTGGCTCTGCTTATGGTTATGTCGATATGGGCGGATGGGTTGGCGGTCAATCAGAATATGTCATGGTTCCTTATGCAGATTTCCAATTACTGAAGTTTCCTGATAAGGAACAGGCAATGGAAAAGATACTTGATTTAACAATGCTTTCAGATATTTTCCCAACGGGATTTCATGGGGCTTATTCTGCTGGTGTCAAATCCGGCTCTACCGTATATGTCGCAGGCGCGGGACCCGTCGGTTTAGCCGCGGCACATTCTGCACAGCTGCTCGGCGCCTCTGCGGTTATTGTTGGTGATTTAAATCCGGAACGTCTAGCCCAAGCAAGAAGCTTTGGCTGCGAAACAATTGATTTAAGCCAACATGATAATTTAGGTGAGCAAATCGAACAAATTCTAGGTGAACCTGTTGTTGATGCAGCAGTTGACTGTGTGGGCTTCGAAGCACATGGACATGGGCATGGTCACTCGGAAGCTCCAGCAACTGTATTAAATTCGATTATGGATGTGACACAAGTTGGCGGACGACTCGGTATACCTGGTCTTTACGTAACAGGTGATCCAGGTGGCGTTGATGAAGATGCAAAAATTGGTTCCCTCAAAATTCGCTTCGGATTAGGGTGGGCAAAGGCTCATACATTCGTTACTGGTCAAACACCAGTTATGCAATACCATCGAGGATTAATGAAGATGATTTTGCACGGAAAAGCGCAAATTGCGAAAGCGGTAAATGCGACGTTAATTTCTATTGATGAAGCTCCTAATGGCTACGCTGACTTTGATAAAGGGGCAGCAAAGAAATTTGTCATTGATCCACATGGTTCGGTAAAAAGATAG
- the cas1c gene encoding type I-C CRISPR-associated endonuclease Cas1c yields MKKLLNTLFINQPDVYLALDGDNIILLKDDEKLGRLPLHNLEAVISFGYTGASPALMGYCAERNISLVFFTMNGRFLARVIGESRGNVVLRKKQYRVSDDELKSAKIARNFIVGKIYNNKWMIERMTRDYPMRVDVTQFKEVSHYLSSIILDVRECEDLERLRGLEGQAAISYNKLFNQMILQQKDSFYFHTRSRRPPLDNVNAMLSFAYTLLANDMASALEGVGLDAYVGFLHRDRPGRISLALDVMEELRGVYADRFVLSLINKKIINKDDFLKKENGAVIMSDESRKKFLTAWQNKKQEKITHPYLNEKISWGLVPHAQALLLARYLRGDLDEYPPFLWK; encoded by the coding sequence ATGAAGAAACTTTTGAATACGCTATTTATAAATCAACCGGATGTGTATCTTGCTTTAGACGGAGATAATATTATCTTATTGAAAGATGATGAGAAACTAGGGAGGCTTCCGCTACATAATTTAGAAGCGGTCATATCTTTTGGTTATACCGGAGCAAGTCCAGCATTAATGGGCTACTGTGCTGAGAGAAATATCTCACTTGTGTTTTTTACGATGAACGGTCGATTTCTTGCAAGAGTAATCGGTGAAAGTAGAGGGAATGTCGTTCTGAGAAAAAAACAATATCGTGTTTCAGACGATGAACTAAAATCCGCAAAAATTGCCCGTAATTTTATTGTTGGAAAGATTTATAATAACAAGTGGATGATCGAGCGTATGACAAGGGATTATCCGATGCGCGTCGATGTTACACAATTTAAAGAAGTTTCACATTATCTATCATCTATTATTCTCGATGTAAGAGAGTGTGAGGATTTAGAAAGACTTAGAGGGTTAGAAGGTCAAGCAGCTATTAGTTATAACAAATTGTTTAATCAAATGATTCTCCAGCAAAAAGATTCATTTTATTTTCATACTCGTTCTCGGCGACCACCGTTAGATAACGTGAATGCTATGCTATCATTTGCTTATACGTTATTGGCTAATGATATGGCATCAGCATTAGAGGGTGTAGGCTTGGATGCCTATGTTGGATTTTTGCATCGTGATCGTCCGGGAAGAATATCCTTAGCTTTAGATGTTATGGAAGAACTAAGAGGGGTCTATGCAGATCGATTTGTTCTGTCACTAATTAATAAAAAAATTATAAATAAAGATGACTTTCTCAAAAAAGAAAATGGAGCGGTTATCATGTCCGATGAATCTAGAAAAAAATTTTTAACTGCTTGGCAAAATAAGAAACAAGAAAAGATAACCCACCCATATTTAAATGAAAAAATTTCTTGGGGATTAGTACCACATGCACAAGCTTTATTACTAGCTCGTTATCTCCGTGGAGACTTAGACGAATATCCACCTTTTCTATGGAAGTAG
- the tnpB gene encoding IS66 family insertion sequence element accessory protein TnpB (TnpB, as the term is used for proteins encoded by IS66 family insertion elements, is considered an accessory protein, since TnpC, encoded by a neighboring gene, is a DDE family transposase.), with translation MKHDYTNVKNIYIICGKTDMRKGIDGLATLIQDTFKLDPYGDSIFLFSGWSKDRYKCLYFDGDGFAMLYKRLDNGKTTIPRMKTKYAIFHKRRFAGF, from the coding sequence GTGAAGCACGATTATACAAATGTCAAAAACATTTACATTATTTGTGGAAAAACCGATATGCGTAAAGGAATTGATGGCCTTGCCACACTGATTCAAGATACATTCAAACTGGATCCATACGGCGATTCCATTTTCTTATTCTCTGGATGGAGTAAAGATCGTTACAAATGTTTATACTTTGATGGTGATGGCTTCGCCATGCTTTATAAGCGTTTGGATAACGGCAAAACTACAATACCAAGGATGAAAACGAAGTACGCAATCTTTCACAAAAGGAGGTTCGCTGGCTTCTAG